One genomic window of Candidatus Fermentibacter sp. includes the following:
- the tpiA gene encoding triose-phosphate isomerase codes for MDGRCPFFGANWKMNGSGIEGLSWLGALQSAGSDGSLSDLDIALFPPFTLLPVLSEAAREAGAALGSQDLFYESRGAFTGEISAGMLVEAGCSWAIVGHSERRHILGESHDTVARKLRAALGSGLGVVLCVGETLPEREAGMEKAVVEEMLGSALAGIADPDPAVIVVAYEPVWAIGTGRNATPEQASAMHGHVRGVLARLHPGPFAGSCRIIYGGSVNPGNAGSILAMPDVDGALVGGASLDAGSFLGIIESRRHTSG; via the coding sequence GTATCGAGGGGCTGTCCTGGCTGGGGGCGCTGCAGTCCGCCGGGTCCGACGGCTCGCTCTCGGACCTGGACATCGCCCTGTTCCCCCCGTTCACCCTCCTGCCCGTGCTCTCGGAGGCGGCGAGGGAGGCCGGGGCCGCGCTGGGATCGCAGGACCTCTTCTACGAGAGCAGGGGAGCCTTCACCGGCGAGATCTCGGCGGGGATGCTGGTCGAGGCCGGATGCTCCTGGGCGATCGTCGGGCACAGCGAGAGGCGACACATCCTCGGCGAGTCGCATGACACGGTGGCCCGCAAGCTCCGAGCCGCCCTCGGATCCGGCCTTGGCGTGGTGCTCTGCGTCGGCGAGACCCTCCCCGAGCGTGAGGCCGGGATGGAGAAGGCCGTCGTCGAGGAGATGCTGGGATCCGCCCTGGCGGGAATAGCCGACCCCGATCCTGCCGTGATAGTCGTGGCATACGAACCTGTGTGGGCGATAGGCACGGGCAGGAATGCGACTCCGGAGCAGGCGTCGGCCATGCACGGTCACGTCAGGGGAGTGCTCGCACGGCTCCATCCCGGGCCTTTCGCCGGCTCCTGCAGGATCATCTACGGGGGCAGCGTGAACCCGGGCAACGCCGGATCCATCCTCGCGATGCCCGACGTCGACGGAGCGCTCGTGGGCGGGGCCAGTCTCGATGCAGGCTCCTTCCTCGGCATAATCGAGTCCCGGAGGCACACGTCGGGATGA